A region from the Aquimarina sp. ERC-38 genome encodes:
- a CDS encoding AMP-dependent synthetase/ligase, with product MDTITRLFDFPHYQIERFNLPDALVTKYNGEWVKTSTKEYLDKANKLSRGLLRLGIQPNDKVAIISTNNRTEWNITDIGILQTGAQDVPIYPTISQEDYEYVLNHSESKYCFVSDKEVFEKVKNIQANVPSLQGVYSYDEVAGCKSWNEVLDLGKDESNQEEVKQRMANVKETDLATLIYTSGTTGRPKGVMLSHQNVVSNALNSSTRFPIIDGNTRALSFLPVCHIYERMLMYLYQYRGVSIYFAESIEAISDNLKEVKPHVMTAVPRLLEKVYDKIIAKGADLDGIKKKLFFWAVELGLEYQPYGANGWWYEKKLGIARKIIFSKWHEGLGGELQLIACGSAALQSRLAKVFNAAGIGVMEGYGLTETSPVIAVNDKRDKGFKIGTVGKPIPHTEVKIADDGEILVKGPQVMLGYYKDDIKTNEVLQNGYFHTGDIGEIDSEGFLKITDRKKEIFKTSGGKYVAPQIIENAMKQSRFIEQIMVIGEGEKMPAAFIQPNFEFVKEWAERKGIVIGTNNIEIVSNQKVIDRFQEEVTEHNAKFGKWEQVKRFELTPDEWSIEAEHLTPTMKLKRRVIKAKYQNLYDKIYISV from the coding sequence ATGGATACGATAACAAGACTATTCGATTTTCCGCACTACCAGATAGAAAGGTTTAATTTACCTGATGCCCTGGTAACTAAATACAATGGAGAATGGGTAAAAACATCTACTAAAGAATATTTGGATAAAGCAAATAAACTAAGTAGAGGCTTACTACGCCTGGGTATACAACCTAACGATAAAGTAGCTATTATCTCTACTAATAATCGAACGGAATGGAATATAACGGATATTGGTATACTCCAGACAGGTGCGCAAGACGTACCTATTTATCCGACCATCTCTCAGGAAGATTACGAATACGTACTTAATCACTCGGAATCCAAATATTGTTTTGTATCCGATAAAGAGGTATTTGAAAAGGTAAAAAATATACAGGCTAATGTTCCATCACTTCAGGGTGTATATTCTTATGATGAGGTAGCAGGTTGTAAAAGCTGGAATGAGGTATTGGATTTAGGAAAAGACGAAAGCAATCAGGAAGAAGTCAAACAACGTATGGCAAATGTAAAAGAAACTGACCTTGCAACTTTGATTTATACTTCGGGTACTACAGGGAGGCCTAAAGGGGTGATGTTAAGTCATCAGAATGTAGTAAGTAATGCCCTTAACAGTTCTACCCGCTTTCCTATTATAGATGGGAATACCCGTGCTTTGAGCTTCTTACCGGTATGTCATATTTATGAGCGTATGTTAATGTACCTATACCAATACCGGGGGGTCTCTATTTATTTTGCCGAATCTATTGAAGCTATTAGTGACAACTTAAAAGAAGTAAAACCCCATGTAATGACTGCGGTACCGCGGTTGTTAGAAAAGGTATATGATAAAATTATAGCTAAAGGGGCGGATCTGGACGGAATTAAAAAGAAACTATTTTTCTGGGCAGTAGAGCTGGGGTTAGAATATCAACCTTACGGAGCTAATGGCTGGTGGTACGAAAAAAAACTAGGCATCGCCAGAAAAATCATATTTAGCAAATGGCATGAAGGTTTGGGCGGAGAACTACAATTAATTGCTTGTGGTAGTGCAGCACTACAAAGTCGGTTAGCCAAAGTTTTTAATGCTGCAGGCATTGGGGTCATGGAAGGTTACGGTCTGACCGAAACCTCTCCGGTAATTGCCGTAAATGACAAACGGGATAAAGGTTTTAAAATCGGAACGGTAGGAAAACCCATACCGCACACAGAAGTAAAAATTGCAGATGATGGCGAAATCCTGGTAAAAGGCCCTCAGGTAATGTTGGGCTACTACAAAGATGATATTAAAACAAACGAAGTATTACAAAACGGGTATTTTCACACCGGAGATATCGGAGAGATTGATAGTGAAGGTTTTTTAAAAATTACCGATCGTAAGAAAGAAATTTTTAAAACCTCCGGAGGTAAATACGTAGCCCCGCAGATCATTGAAAATGCTATGAAACAATCTCGTTTTATCGAACAAATTATGGTAATTGGAGAAGGCGAGAAAATGCCTGCTGCTTTTATTCAACCTAACTTTGAATTTGTAAAAGAATGGGCGGAGCGTAAAGGAATTGTGATAGGAACCAATAATATAGAGATTGTTTCTAATCAAAAAGTAATAGACCGTTTCCAGGAAGAAGTTACGGAGCATAATGCAAAATTCGGAAAATGGGAACAGGTTAAACGTTTTGAACTTACTCCGGATGAATGGAGTATAGAAGCAGAGCACCTTACTCCTACCATGAAACTAAAAAGAAGGGTGATCAAAGCAAAATATCAAAATTTATACGATAAAATTTACATTTCCGTATAA
- a CDS encoding acyl-CoA dehydrogenase family protein, which yields MSTETINKEILRGGQFLVKETKAEDVFTPEDFTEEQKMMRDSTKEFVDRELWAHWERFEKKDYAYTEECMRKAGELGLLGVAVPEEYDGLGMGFVSTMLVCDYISGATGSFSTAFGAHTGIGTMPITLYGNEEQKKKYVPKLATGEWFGAYCLTEPGAGSDANSGKTKAVLSEDGKHYLISGQKMWISNAGFCNLFIVFARIEDDKNITGFIVENDPSNGISLGDEEKKLGIHSSSTRQVFFENTKVSVDNMLSERGNGFKIAMNALNVGRIKLAAACLDAQRRVINEAVTYAQERIQFKTPIINFGAIKAKIAEMATNTYVDEAASYRAAKNIEDRIAIRQSEGNSHQEAELKGVEEYAIECSILKVAVSEDVQNTTDEGIQILGGMGFSADTPMESAWRDARIARIYEGTNEINRMLAVGMLVKKAMKGHVDLLGPAMKVADELTGIPSFDMPDYSELFAEEKELLGKLKKVFLMVAGAAVQKFGPKLEENQQLLLAAADILIEIYMAESAILRTEKNAKRFGEASQETQIAMSQLYLYNAVDIINQKGKEAIVSFAEGDEQRMMLMGLKRFTKYANQPNVVALRTTIADKVAEEKGYFIA from the coding sequence ATGAGTACAGAAACGATAAATAAAGAGATTTTAAGAGGAGGACAGTTCCTGGTAAAAGAAACGAAGGCAGAAGATGTATTTACACCCGAAGATTTTACAGAGGAGCAAAAAATGATGCGTGATAGCACTAAAGAATTTGTAGACAGAGAATTGTGGGCGCATTGGGAGCGTTTTGAAAAGAAAGATTACGCTTACACCGAAGAATGTATGCGTAAAGCTGGAGAACTAGGCTTATTAGGAGTCGCAGTTCCTGAAGAATACGATGGTCTGGGAATGGGCTTTGTCTCGACGATGCTGGTTTGTGATTATATCTCCGGAGCCACGGGTTCTTTTAGCACCGCTTTTGGAGCACATACGGGGATTGGTACGATGCCTATCACCTTATACGGAAATGAAGAACAAAAGAAAAAATACGTACCTAAATTAGCTACTGGAGAATGGTTTGGTGCCTACTGTTTGACAGAGCCCGGTGCAGGGTCTGACGCAAATTCAGGGAAAACCAAAGCTGTTTTATCTGAGGATGGGAAACATTATTTAATTTCCGGACAGAAAATGTGGATATCCAACGCTGGTTTTTGTAACCTGTTTATTGTTTTTGCCCGAATTGAAGATGATAAAAATATTACCGGATTTATTGTTGAAAATGATCCTTCTAACGGAATATCCCTGGGTGATGAAGAAAAAAAATTAGGGATTCACTCCTCCTCTACCCGTCAGGTGTTCTTTGAAAATACAAAAGTATCCGTAGACAATATGTTGTCTGAGCGCGGAAACGGTTTTAAAATAGCCATGAATGCTTTGAATGTTGGCCGAATCAAATTGGCTGCGGCTTGTTTAGATGCACAACGTCGGGTGATCAATGAGGCCGTAACTTATGCGCAGGAACGTATTCAATTTAAAACCCCAATTATCAATTTTGGAGCAATTAAAGCCAAAATTGCAGAAATGGCTACTAATACCTACGTTGATGAAGCGGCCAGCTATCGGGCTGCCAAAAATATTGAAGATCGAATTGCAATTCGTCAATCCGAAGGAAATTCACATCAGGAAGCAGAGTTAAAAGGTGTAGAAGAATATGCTATTGAATGTTCTATCTTAAAAGTAGCAGTTTCTGAAGATGTTCAAAATACCACGGATGAAGGAATTCAAATTTTGGGAGGTATGGGATTCTCAGCAGATACCCCTATGGAGTCTGCCTGGAGAGATGCTCGTATTGCTAGAATTTATGAAGGTACTAATGAAATCAACCGAATGCTTGCCGTAGGTATGCTGGTTAAGAAAGCTATGAAAGGCCATGTGGATTTACTAGGCCCAGCTATGAAAGTTGCCGATGAATTGACCGGAATTCCTTCTTTTGACATGCCGGATTATTCCGAATTATTTGCAGAGGAAAAAGAATTATTGGGAAAATTAAAAAAGGTATTCCTAATGGTTGCAGGTGCAGCGGTTCAAAAATTCGGACCAAAATTAGAAGAAAACCAACAATTGTTATTAGCAGCAGCAGATATTCTGATCGAAATTTATATGGCGGAATCTGCCATTCTACGTACTGAGAAAAATGCAAAACGCTTTGGTGAAGCTTCTCAGGAAACTCAGATTGCTATGTCGCAGTTATATTTATACAACGCAGTTGATATTATCAATCAAAAAGGAAAAGAAGCTATTGTTTCTTTTGCCGAAGGTGATGAACAACGTATGATGTTAATGGGTTTAAAACGCTTTACCAAGTATGCA
- a CDS encoding T9SS type A sorting domain-containing protein yields MKTNLLKESKKVWQAAVFSLLCGISFANAQDVLFTNVDPVEDVLTISNPTNATVDLSNYQLCLGPGTYLRIGSLTPIEGDVMLAAGEDVVLSYTMEDEADGLSLFSQSSFSSSDPTILIDYVQWGAANQPRVDQAVAARRWGDVNDFVMGVPPYTSTEGGSSEAWATALSGGTITGGPFDFIVDGTADMIPEGSITLEGAIGDNMSYVITDADLNILGLPPTIEALEGVNFDEAGVGVCLIWHISHDGTLTGAAMGENVSNLSGNFALSNSITVVRSTTDEVVGGTLVGGPYEFVVGDGVPSMIPAGSLTLEGAVGDFSGYIITDDRAEILGLPPTIEALEGVNFDDAGTGTCLIFHISHDGSLNNAEMGVRLGDLEGNFSISEPVRVFRKTVNGGTITGGPFEFTVDGTADMIPAGSITLDGAVGPNMSYVITDADLNILGLPPTIEALEGVNFDEAGAGVCLIWHISHDGSLEGAAVGGDASTLMGNFDLSNSITVIRPSTVTVDGGTLTGGPFEFVVGDGIRDEIDIRDITLEGAEGDFQDYLLTDEDGNILRGPTSIREVLVGVNFDTRDAGVCLIWHISHDGSLYGADRGANAADLQGNFDLSNAIEVIRTASEEEVEGGTLTGGPFAFCVGDGEADSIDPDAITLEGAVGANMAWVITDTQGEILGLPATFSDVDFDGAGEGDCLVWHISHDGTLEGAEVGAVAPGDLSGNFSLSNPITVERLTGDDCEILSTDDFSRETAFSVYPQPASTLLNLEMNLTVTNDTRVVLYNMVGQEVKALDITNENVTSIDVSDLSSGLYILSLTNQNGSDSFNKQVIIN; encoded by the coding sequence ATGAAAACAAATTTACTAAAGGAAAGCAAAAAAGTATGGCAGGCAGCCGTATTTAGTTTGCTATGCGGAATCTCATTCGCAAACGCTCAAGATGTCTTATTCACAAACGTAGATCCGGTAGAAGATGTACTTACCATCTCTAATCCGACTAATGCTACGGTTGATCTTAGCAATTATCAATTATGCCTTGGACCAGGTACTTATTTAAGAATTGGTTCTTTAACTCCTATTGAAGGAGATGTTATGTTAGCCGCAGGAGAAGATGTAGTTCTATCTTACACCATGGAAGATGAGGCAGATGGTCTTAGCTTGTTTAGTCAAAGTAGTTTTAGTTCTTCAGATCCTACTATTCTTATTGATTATGTTCAATGGGGTGCTGCTAATCAACCCAGAGTTGATCAGGCAGTTGCTGCCAGAAGATGGGGTGATGTCAATGATTTTGTAATGGGGGTACCTCCTTACACTTCTACAGAAGGTGGATCGTCAGAAGCTTGGGCTACTGCACTTAGTGGTGGTACAATCACTGGTGGACCTTTTGATTTTATTGTAGATGGTACAGCTGATATGATTCCGGAAGGTTCTATTACTTTAGAAGGAGCTATTGGTGACAACATGAGTTATGTAATTACTGACGCAGACTTAAATATTTTAGGATTGCCTCCTACGATAGAAGCTTTAGAAGGTGTAAACTTTGATGAAGCGGGTGTAGGGGTTTGTTTAATATGGCATATCAGTCACGACGGAACCTTAACTGGAGCTGCTATGGGTGAAAATGTTAGTAATTTATCCGGAAATTTTGCACTTTCTAATTCTATTACCGTTGTACGGTCTACTACCGATGAAGTTGTTGGAGGCACCTTAGTTGGTGGACCTTATGAATTCGTAGTGGGTGATGGTGTACCTAGTATGATCCCGGCGGGTAGCTTAACGCTTGAAGGGGCAGTAGGTGATTTCTCAGGATATATCATTACTGATGATAGAGCAGAAATTTTAGGATTACCTCCTACAATAGAGGCTTTAGAAGGTGTAAATTTTGACGATGCTGGTACTGGAACTTGTTTAATTTTTCATATCAGTCATGACGGATCCTTAAACAATGCTGAAATGGGTGTACGATTAGGTGATCTGGAAGGAAATTTCAGTATATCCGAACCTGTTAGAGTATTTAGAAAAACAGTAAATGGTGGTACGATTACCGGCGGACCTTTTGAATTCACCGTAGATGGTACGGCAGATATGATTCCGGCTGGTTCTATTACTTTAGATGGTGCAGTTGGTCCTAATATGAGTTATGTTATCACGGATGCAGATTTAAATATTTTAGGATTACCTCCTACAATAGAAGCTTTAGAAGGTGTAAACTTTGATGAAGCCGGTGCAGGGGTATGTCTGATTTGGCATATTAGTCATGACGGAAGTTTAGAAGGAGCTGCCGTAGGTGGAGATGCTAGTACATTAATGGGTAATTTTGACCTATCGAATTCTATTACGGTTATCCGACCTTCTACAGTAACAGTTGATGGTGGTACTTTGACTGGAGGACCTTTTGAATTTGTAGTAGGAGATGGAATACGAGATGAAATTGATATACGGGATATTACTCTTGAAGGTGCGGAAGGTGATTTTCAAGATTATTTACTTACTGATGAAGATGGAAATATTTTACGAGGGCCTACCTCCATACGAGAAGTATTAGTAGGTGTTAATTTTGATACTAGAGATGCAGGGGTTTGTTTAATATGGCATATCAGTCACGACGGAAGTTTATACGGAGCTGACAGAGGTGCTAATGCAGCAGATCTACAAGGAAATTTTGACCTTTCAAACGCTATTGAGGTGATACGAACTGCTAGCGAAGAAGAAGTTGAAGGAGGTACGTTAACTGGTGGTCCATTTGCGTTTTGTGTAGGTGATGGTGAAGCAGATAGCATAGACCCTGATGCAATTACTTTAGAAGGTGCGGTTGGTGCTAATATGGCTTGGGTAATTACCGATACGCAGGGAGAGATTCTTGGACTACCCGCTACTTTCTCTGATGTTGATTTTGATGGTGCCGGAGAAGGAGACTGTTTGGTTTGGCATATCAGCCACGATGGTACTTTAGAGGGAGCAGAAGTTGGTGCCGTAGCACCAGGGGACCTATCCGGAAACTTTAGTTTATCCAATCCGATAACTGTTGAGAGACTTACAGGTGATGACTGTGAAATACTTTCTACGGATGATTTCTCAAGAGAAACAGCATTTAGCGTATATCCGCAACCTGCCTCTACCTTATTAAATTTAGAAATGAATTTAACTGTTACAAATGATACACGAGTTGTTTTGTATAATATGGTAGGTCAGGAAGTAAAAGCTCTGGATATTACTAATGAAAATGTAACTAGCATAGATGTAAGCGATCTATCAAGTGGTTTATATATCTTAAGTTTAACAAATCAGAACGGTAGCGATAGTTTTAACAAACAGGTTATTATTAACTAG
- a CDS encoding MarR family winged helix-turn-helix transcriptional regulator, giving the protein MKEKTIDYTLRATWMAVAKMYNEEAGKKGSTMATGFALLSIDPEKGTPSTSLGPKMGMEATSLSRTLKMMEEKGLIFRKKNPMDGRGVLIYLTDFGKDMRDFSKEVVLTFDKVVRENIAPEKLSIFFEVFQKINDLIAMKKIYKNNESIKS; this is encoded by the coding sequence ATGAAAGAAAAAACAATTGATTATACGTTAAGAGCAACCTGGATGGCTGTTGCTAAGATGTATAATGAAGAAGCTGGAAAAAAAGGCAGTACCATGGCAACCGGATTTGCCTTGTTAAGTATAGATCCGGAAAAAGGTACTCCCTCTACTTCCTTAGGTCCTAAAATGGGAATGGAGGCCACAAGTTTATCCAGGACCTTAAAGATGATGGAAGAAAAAGGTTTGATTTTTAGAAAAAAAAACCCAATGGACGGGAGGGGTGTTTTAATATACCTGACAGATTTTGGTAAGGATATGAGGGATTTTTCTAAAGAGGTAGTACTTACTTTTGACAAAGTAGTTAGAGAAAATATAGCACCGGAAAAACTAAGTATTTTCTTTGAGGTATTTCAAAAGATAAATGACCTGATTGCCATGAAAAAAATTTACAAAAACAACGAATCTATAAAATCTTAA
- a CDS encoding 3-hydroxyacyl-CoA dehydrogenase/enoyl-CoA hydratase family protein: MKRNIKKVAVIGSGIMGSGIACHFANIGVEVLLLDIVPRELTDKEKAKGLSLEDKVVRNRLVNEALATALKSKPSPIYHQKFASRITTGNLEDDIAGIKEVDWIIEVVVERLDIKKKVFENLEKYRKEGTLITSNTSGIPIKFMSEGRSDDFKKHFCGTHFFNPARYLKLFEIIPGPETSDEVLSFLNTYGEKFLGKTSVVAKDTPAFIGNRIGIFSIMSLFHMVKEMDLTVEEVDKLTGPVIGRPKSATFRTVDVVGLDTLVHVANGIAENCPDDERHELFKLPDFISTLMKNKWLGSKTGQGFYKKERKKDGSSDILTLDLNTMDYREKKRASFPTLEMTKTIDKVVDRFKVLVNGKDKAGEFYRKNFTALFAYVSNRIPEITEEFYKIDDAMKAGFGWEHGPFQIWDAIGVEKAIELMKAEGYEPASWVNDMIASGSTSFYTIKDGATYYYDISKKEQVKVPGQDAFIILDNIRKSAEVFKNSGVVVEDLGDGILNVEFQSKMNSIGGDVLAGLNKAIDIAEKDFQGLVVGNQGANFSVGANIGMIFMMAVEQEYDELNMAVKYFQDSCMRLRYSAIPTVVAPHGMTLGGGCEMTLHADKVVAAAESYIGLVEFGVGVIPGGGGSKEMALRASDMFQKNDVELNVLQEHFLTIGMAKVSTSAYEAYDTNILQQGKDIVVVNKDRQIATAKAYAQLMAEQGYTQPIRRKDVKVLGKQALGMFLVGTDAMEAGKYISEHDKKIANKLAYVMAGGDLSEATMVSEQYLLDLEREAFLSLTTERKSLERIEHMLKKGKPLRN, from the coding sequence ATGAAGAGAAATATAAAAAAGGTAGCTGTCATAGGATCCGGAATTATGGGTTCCGGTATAGCCTGCCACTTCGCAAACATCGGTGTCGAAGTTTTATTGTTAGATATAGTTCCTCGAGAACTTACTGATAAAGAAAAAGCCAAAGGGCTTAGCCTTGAGGATAAAGTAGTACGTAACCGTTTAGTAAACGAAGCTTTGGCTACCGCTTTAAAATCAAAACCCTCTCCCATTTATCATCAAAAATTTGCCAGTCGGATTACTACCGGAAACCTGGAGGATGATATTGCGGGAATAAAAGAAGTTGATTGGATTATTGAGGTAGTTGTAGAACGCCTGGATATAAAAAAGAAGGTTTTTGAAAACCTAGAAAAGTACAGAAAAGAAGGAACCCTAATCACTTCGAATACTTCAGGTATTCCTATAAAATTCATGAGTGAAGGGCGAAGTGATGATTTTAAGAAGCATTTCTGCGGAACCCATTTCTTTAATCCTGCCCGTTATTTAAAGTTATTTGAAATTATTCCGGGACCTGAGACTTCGGATGAAGTCTTAAGTTTTCTCAATACTTACGGAGAAAAATTCTTAGGAAAAACATCAGTGGTAGCTAAAGATACACCTGCTTTTATCGGAAACCGTATCGGAATCTTTAGTATTATGAGCCTTTTTCATATGGTAAAGGAGATGGACTTAACGGTAGAAGAGGTAGATAAATTAACCGGCCCGGTCATTGGTCGACCAAAATCGGCAACCTTCCGGACGGTTGATGTAGTAGGTTTAGACACCCTAGTACACGTTGCTAACGGAATTGCTGAAAATTGCCCGGATGACGAGCGTCATGAATTATTTAAACTCCCGGATTTTATTTCAACCTTGATGAAAAATAAGTGGTTGGGAAGTAAAACCGGACAAGGTTTTTATAAAAAAGAACGAAAAAAAGACGGAAGTTCAGATATTCTGACGCTAGATCTAAATACAATGGATTACCGGGAGAAAAAGAGAGCCTCCTTCCCTACCCTGGAAATGACAAAAACCATTGACAAAGTAGTAGATCGTTTTAAAGTATTGGTAAACGGAAAAGACAAAGCCGGTGAATTTTACCGAAAAAACTTTACTGCCCTTTTTGCCTACGTTTCTAATCGAATTCCTGAAATTACTGAGGAATTTTATAAGATTGATGATGCGATGAAAGCCGGTTTTGGTTGGGAACACGGTCCCTTCCAGATTTGGGATGCCATCGGAGTAGAAAAAGCAATAGAACTAATGAAAGCCGAAGGGTATGAACCTGCAAGTTGGGTAAACGACATGATTGCTTCCGGCAGTACTTCTTTTTATACTATAAAAGATGGAGCTACCTACTATTATGATATTTCAAAAAAGGAACAGGTAAAAGTTCCGGGACAAGATGCTTTTATTATTCTGGATAACATCCGTAAATCCGCAGAGGTATTTAAAAATAGTGGAGTTGTAGTAGAAGATTTGGGTGATGGTATTTTGAATGTAGAATTTCAAAGTAAGATGAACTCGATTGGCGGGGATGTTTTGGCTGGCTTAAACAAAGCTATTGATATAGCAGAAAAAGATTTTCAGGGATTAGTTGTCGGTAACCAGGGGGCTAATTTTTCCGTTGGTGCTAATATCGGAATGATTTTTATGATGGCGGTTGAGCAGGAGTATGATGAGCTAAACATGGCTGTAAAATACTTCCAGGATTCCTGTATGCGCTTACGCTATTCGGCGATACCCACTGTAGTAGCTCCCCATGGAATGACCTTAGGTGGCGGTTGCGAAATGACCTTACATGCAGATAAAGTAGTTGCTGCGGCAGAGAGCTATATCGGACTTGTTGAATTCGGTGTCGGCGTAATTCCCGGAGGTGGCGGATCTAAGGAAATGGCTCTACGTGCTTCGGATATGTTTCAAAAAAATGATGTGGAATTAAATGTATTACAAGAACATTTTTTAACTATTGGAATGGCAAAAGTATCCACTTCGGCTTACGAAGCTTATGATACTAATATCCTTCAGCAAGGGAAGGATATTGTGGTTGTCAACAAAGATCGCCAAATTGCTACTGCAAAGGCTTACGCACAATTAATGGCAGAACAAGGCTATACCCAACCCATCCGACGTAAAGATGTAAAAGTTTTGGGTAAACAAGCTTTAGGAATGTTTCTGGTAGGAACAGATGCCATGGAAGCCGGTAAGTATATCTCTGAACATGACAAAAAGATAGCCAATAAACTAGCCTATGTCATGGCTGGAGGTGACCTATCTGAAGCCACCATGGTATCTGAACAGTACTTGCTGGACTTAGAAAGAGAAGCCTTTTTATCCTTAACCACAGAACGCAAATCCTTAGAACGAATCGAACATATGCTGAAGAAAGGGAAACCGTTGAGGAATTAG
- a CDS encoding four helix bundle protein: MKRHNFKKLKIWQDSIKLVSDSYELTKTFPDSEKFNLCSQMNRCAVSIPSNISEGSSKSTNRHFKKFLENSLGSAFEWETQLIVSYNENYVDKEKFEYLENRILQIQKMIGSFIDNLKE; the protein is encoded by the coding sequence ATGAAGAGACATAATTTTAAAAAATTAAAGATTTGGCAGGATAGTATAAAATTGGTTAGCGATAGTTATGAACTAACTAAAACTTTTCCTGATTCTGAAAAATTTAATTTGTGTTCTCAAATGAATAGATGTGCCGTTTCCATTCCTTCTAATATTTCGGAAGGATCTAGTAAAAGCACAAATCGTCATTTTAAAAAATTTCTGGAAAATAGTCTGGGATCAGCTTTTGAATGGGAAACACAACTGATTGTTTCTTACAACGAAAATTATGTAGATAAAGAAAAATTTGAATATTTAGAAAATAGAATTTTACAAATACAGAAAATGATTGGTTCTTTTATAGATAATCTTAAAGAATAA
- a CDS encoding acetyl-CoA C-acyltransferase, producing the protein MSRTAYIVKAYRTAVGKAPKGVFRFKRPDELAAETIEHMMKELPDFDKTRIDDVIVGNAMPEAEQGLNVARLISLMGLKVEDVPGVTVNRYCASGIETIGMATAKIQSGMADCIIAGGAESMSYIPMGGYKPTPDYQVAKSGNEDYYWGMGLTAEAVAHQFKVSREDQDEFAYNSHQKALNAQKEGKFDEQIVPIDIEHVYVDENGKKATKNYTVAQDEGPRADTRLEILAKLRPVFEAGGSVTAGNSSQMSDGAAFVLVMSEEMVKELNLEPIARLVNYAAAGVEPRIMGIGPVKAVPKALKQAGLKQEDIELIELNEAFASQSLAVIRELGLNKDIINVNGGAIALGHPLGCTGAKLSVQLFDEMRKRNLKGKYGLVTMCVGTGQGAAGVYEFLN; encoded by the coding sequence ATGAGTAGAACGGCATACATAGTAAAAGCATATAGAACCGCGGTGGGAAAAGCACCAAAAGGAGTATTTAGATTTAAAAGACCGGATGAACTGGCAGCAGAGACGATCGAACATATGATGAAAGAACTGCCGGATTTTGATAAAACCCGTATTGACGATGTGATCGTAGGGAACGCAATGCCAGAGGCAGAACAGGGATTAAACGTTGCTCGTTTGATCTCACTGATGGGATTAAAAGTAGAGGATGTACCCGGAGTGACGGTAAATCGATACTGTGCTTCCGGAATAGAAACGATCGGGATGGCAACAGCCAAGATTCAATCCGGAATGGCAGATTGTATTATTGCGGGAGGTGCGGAAAGTATGTCTTACATCCCTATGGGTGGGTATAAACCTACCCCCGACTACCAGGTAGCCAAGTCTGGTAATGAAGATTATTATTGGGGAATGGGACTAACTGCAGAAGCAGTAGCACACCAGTTTAAAGTGTCTCGTGAAGACCAGGATGAATTTGCATACAACTCGCATCAAAAAGCATTAAATGCACAGAAAGAAGGGAAGTTTGACGAACAGATTGTTCCGATTGATATTGAACATGTGTATGTAGATGAAAATGGAAAAAAAGCGACAAAAAATTATACCGTAGCTCAGGATGAAGGTCCGCGAGCAGATACTCGATTGGAAATTCTGGCAAAATTACGTCCGGTTTTTGAAGCCGGAGGTAGTGTTACTGCTGGTAATTCTTCGCAAATGAGTGACGGAGCCGCCTTTGTATTAGTGATGAGTGAAGAAATGGTCAAAGAATTAAACCTAGAACCTATCGCACGACTGGTTAATTATGCTGCTGCTGGAGTAGAACCTAGAATTATGGGGATCGGACCGGTAAAAGCGGTACCCAAAGCTTTAAAACAAGCAGGCTTAAAACAGGAAGATATTGAACTAATTGAATTAAATGAAGCCTTTGCTTCACAGTCTTTGGCAGTAATCCGCGAACTAGGATTAAACAAAGACATCATTAATGTAAATGGAGGGGCAATTGCATTAGGACATCCATTGGGTTGTACCGGGGCTAAGCTGTCCGTCCAGTTGTTTGATGAGATGCGTAAAAGAAACCTAAAAGGCAAGTACGGACTAGTCACCATGTGTGTCGGTACCGGACAAGGCGCCGCTGGGGTTTATGAATTTTTAAATTAG